The Deltaproteobacteria bacterium genome contains a region encoding:
- the pgsA gene encoding CDP-diacylglycerol--glycerol-3-phosphate 3-phosphatidyltransferase: MNRQSRLNPPTILTLLRILTIPIVVVLLYVPDDYEISYSRSLVTFALFVAATVTDLFDGYLARRYEMVTALGKLLDPLADKLLVCSAMIMLIPPERVPAWMVAIVVAREIGVTALRGVASTEGLVIAASKLGKAKTLLLNIGVAALILHYPVFGLDAHLVGMGFLIGGIILTAWSGIDYFFRFVGEIFKQ, encoded by the coding sequence ATGAACCGCCAGTCCCGTCTCAACCCGCCTACGATCCTTACCCTTCTGCGGATCCTGACGATCCCGATCGTGGTGGTTCTCCTTTATGTCCCGGACGATTACGAAATTTCCTATTCACGTTCGCTGGTTACGTTCGCCCTGTTCGTTGCGGCCACCGTGACGGATCTCTTCGACGGGTACCTCGCCCGGCGGTACGAAATGGTGACCGCGCTCGGGAAACTCCTCGATCCGCTGGCCGACAAGCTGCTTGTATGTTCCGCCATGATAATGCTGATTCCTCCCGAACGGGTTCCCGCGTGGATGGTGGCGATCGTCGTCGCGCGGGAAATCGGGGTGACGGCCCTGCGCGGCGTCGCCTCCACGGAGGGACTGGTCATCGCCGCTTCCAAACTCGGCAAGGCCAAGACGCTCCTCCTGAACATCGGCGTTGCGGCGCTGATCCTTCATTACCCGGTTTTCGGGCTCGACGCGCACCTCGTGGGAATGGGGTTTCTCATCGGCGGGATCATCCTGACGGCCTGGTCGGGGATCGACTACTTCTTCCGGTTCGTGGGGGAGATCTTCAAGCAGTGA
- a CDS encoding ABC transporter ATP-binding protein, translating to MLEVRGLEASYGNIKALKSVDLDVEAGSVVCILGANGAGKTTFMKTVTGLLPPAGGKIAFRGEDITGLSPDTIVRKGISLVPEGRAILSRMTVLENLEMGAYHRKGVEVRKDLERLLERFPALKNRLGQRGGSLSGGEQQMLAIARALMARPKLLLLDEPSLGLAPLVVTDIFRIVKEINDEGTTVLLVEQNARQALKASRYAYVLETGRIAHQGCSLDLRNDPKIKESYLGGRRR from the coding sequence ATGCTTGAAGTCCGGGGGCTCGAGGCATCGTACGGGAACATCAAGGCGCTCAAAAGCGTCGATCTCGACGTCGAAGCGGGAAGCGTCGTCTGCATCCTCGGCGCCAACGGGGCCGGGAAGACGACCTTCATGAAAACCGTCACCGGCCTGCTGCCTCCCGCAGGAGGGAAGATCGCGTTCCGGGGGGAGGACATCACCGGGCTCTCACCGGATACCATAGTACGGAAAGGGATTTCCCTCGTTCCGGAAGGCAGGGCGATCCTTTCCCGGATGACGGTCCTGGAAAACCTCGAGATGGGCGCATACCACAGGAAGGGCGTCGAAGTGCGGAAGGACCTGGAGAGGCTCCTTGAACGGTTTCCCGCGCTTAAAAACCGGCTGGGGCAGCGGGGCGGCTCACTGTCGGGGGGCGAACAGCAGATGCTGGCCATCGCCCGCGCACTGATGGCGCGACCGAAACTTCTGCTGCTGGACGAACCGTCGCTCGGACTTGCACCCTTGGTCGTTACCGATATTTTCCGCATCGTGAAGGAGATAAACGACGAAGGGACTACCGTGCTGCTGGTGGAGCAGAACGCCCGCCAGGCGCTTAAGGCATCCCGCTACGCCTACGTGCTGGAGACCGGAAGGATCGCCCACCAGGGCTGTTCCCTCGACCTGCGTAACGACCCGAAGATCAAGGAGTCGTATCTCGGGGGAAGACGCCGTTGA
- a CDS encoding ABC transporter ATP-binding protein produces MLSLAGVGKSFGGLNALSDVSFSVKQGEISGLIGPNGAGKTTLFNIITSVFPPSGGHVLFRGEDLAGRKPHDATRNGIARTFQNIRLFPKMSARENVMVGRHAKSRAGIWRSVLRTRGQRSEEAGIREKTDELLSLMGLAGFEDSPAGKLPYGHQRRLEIARALAAEPRLLLLDEPAAGMNDAETLEIHRLILEIRASGVTVLLIEHDMELVMNVCDRLVVLNFGRKIAEGTPVEIRGNPEVIEAYLGKEEEEERDA; encoded by the coding sequence CTGCTTTCTCTTGCCGGTGTCGGAAAGAGCTTCGGCGGCCTGAATGCTTTGAGCGATGTCTCCTTCTCGGTGAAGCAGGGGGAGATCTCGGGCCTGATCGGACCGAACGGAGCCGGGAAGACGACCCTGTTCAACATCATCACATCGGTTTTCCCGCCGAGCGGCGGGCATGTCCTCTTCCGCGGGGAAGACCTCGCGGGGCGCAAACCGCACGACGCCACGCGGAACGGGATCGCACGCACCTTCCAGAATATCCGCCTGTTCCCGAAGATGTCGGCACGGGAAAACGTAATGGTCGGCAGGCACGCGAAAAGCCGCGCCGGGATCTGGAGGAGCGTCCTCCGGACCCGGGGGCAGCGTTCGGAAGAGGCGGGTATCAGGGAAAAGACGGACGAACTCCTTTCGCTGATGGGGCTTGCCGGCTTCGAGGACTCCCCTGCGGGGAAACTTCCGTACGGCCATCAGAGACGCCTGGAAATCGCACGCGCGCTGGCCGCCGAGCCCCGGCTCCTGCTTCTGGACGAGCCCGCGGCTGGCATGAACGACGCCGAGACCCTGGAAATTCACCGGTTGATCCTCGAGATCCGCGCATCGGGGGTGACAGTGCTCCTGATCGAGCACGACATGGAGCTCGTCATGAACGTATGCGACAGGCTGGTCGTCCTGAACTTCGGCAGGAAGATCGCGGAAGGGACCCCCGTGGAAATACGGGGGAATCCTGAGGTGATCGAAGCATATCTCGGCAAGGAAGAGGAAGAAGAGCGGGATGCTTGA
- a CDS encoding branched-chain amino acid ABC transporter permease — MSFDWLNPYHLQVGSFLLINVLLGISIFVTLSTGQLSLGNAGFMSIGAYASAILTTQHGYSIPAGISAGSVLAGVSGILVGIPALRLRGVYLAIATLGFGEVLRVIFINWESLTGGAVGIAAIPQMGSEILAFAENAGVSPESRGLMNNQFISLAVFLILLLCVIIAILFFLRLYSSRVGRAYTAIRMDETAAECSGIDTTYYKVLAFSQGAFLSGLAGALFAHATTYISPADFTYHRAVEILVFAVFGGSEVLFGPVFGATLLTVLPELLRAVIDYRYIIYGILVVLMMVFRPQGLIDPALMARLANGGRNPGGG; from the coding sequence GTGTCGTTCGACTGGCTGAACCCATATCACCTGCAGGTCGGCTCGTTCCTTCTCATCAACGTGCTGCTCGGCATCAGCATTTTCGTTACGCTCTCCACCGGGCAGCTTTCCCTCGGCAACGCCGGGTTCATGAGCATCGGGGCATACGCCTCCGCGATCCTTACCACGCAGCACGGATACTCCATACCCGCGGGGATCTCCGCCGGATCGGTCCTGGCGGGCGTTTCGGGCATTCTCGTAGGCATCCCCGCACTGCGCCTTAGGGGTGTGTACCTGGCGATAGCGACGCTCGGTTTCGGCGAAGTGCTGCGGGTGATCTTCATCAACTGGGAATCGCTGACCGGGGGCGCCGTCGGGATCGCCGCCATCCCGCAAATGGGGAGCGAGATCCTGGCCTTCGCCGAAAACGCGGGCGTTTCGCCCGAATCCCGGGGATTGATGAACAACCAGTTCATAAGCCTCGCGGTATTCCTGATCCTGCTTCTGTGCGTCATCATCGCAATCCTGTTTTTCCTGCGGCTCTACTCCTCCCGCGTGGGGAGGGCGTACACGGCCATCCGCATGGACGAAACCGCGGCGGAATGCTCGGGGATAGACACCACCTATTACAAGGTTCTCGCCTTCAGCCAGGGAGCGTTTCTGTCGGGGCTTGCCGGGGCGCTGTTCGCGCACGCCACTACCTACATCAGCCCCGCGGATTTCACATACCACCGTGCCGTCGAGATCCTTGTCTTCGCCGTATTCGGGGGAAGCGAGGTCTTGTTCGGCCCGGTCTTCGGCGCAACCCTTCTGACCGTGCTCCCGGAGCTGCTCCGGGCGGTCATCGACTACCGGTATATCATCTACGGGATTCTTGTCGTCCTGATGATGGTATTCCGGCCGCAGGGGTTGATCGATCCCGCGCTTATGGCCCGCCTTGCCAACGGCGGGAGGAACCCGGGAGGCGGATAA
- a CDS encoding branched-chain amino acid ABC transporter permease gives MFAEQLINGITLGSIYAIVALGYTLVFGVLDIINMAHGEIFMFGAFVGMLIVTKAHAPLWMAFLGAIAATAAMGFLLERIALRPLRGRTGVSPLAPLISTIGVSILLENVAHKIFGAGNQLFETPFAEIRFEIGPLTVYLVQAAILAISLLLMAGLSLWLHRTKAGKALRATAENLETAALLGVDTTKIITATVVIASAMGGVAGVLVGMAFNYINNQMGLAMGLKGLAIIILGGMGSVAGAVAGGLLLGLSETFVVAYGNSGYRDAIAFAAIIAVLLLRPQGLFGQAPTEMQR, from the coding sequence TTGTTCGCGGAACAGCTGATAAACGGCATCACCCTGGGCAGTATCTACGCCATCGTGGCGCTCGGCTACACGCTGGTCTTCGGCGTGCTCGACATAATCAACATGGCGCACGGCGAGATCTTCATGTTCGGGGCGTTCGTGGGTATGCTGATCGTCACGAAGGCCCATGCGCCGCTCTGGATGGCGTTCCTGGGAGCGATCGCCGCCACCGCGGCGATGGGTTTCCTGCTGGAGCGGATCGCCCTTCGGCCCTTGCGCGGACGGACGGGTGTGTCCCCGCTGGCTCCGCTCATAAGCACGATAGGCGTTTCCATCCTTCTGGAAAACGTGGCCCACAAGATTTTCGGGGCGGGGAACCAGCTGTTCGAGACGCCCTTCGCGGAGATCCGGTTCGAGATCGGTCCGCTCACCGTTTATCTCGTGCAGGCGGCGATCCTGGCGATTTCCCTTCTCCTCATGGCGGGTCTCTCCCTCTGGCTCCATCGGACGAAGGCCGGCAAGGCGCTGCGGGCAACGGCGGAGAACCTGGAGACCGCCGCCCTTCTCGGTGTCGACACCACGAAGATCATCACCGCCACGGTAGTCATAGCGTCCGCCATGGGAGGCGTGGCGGGCGTCCTTGTCGGCATGGCCTTCAACTATATAAACAACCAGATGGGGCTGGCCATGGGACTCAAAGGGCTGGCGATCATCATTCTCGGCGGCATGGGGAGTGTCGCCGGCGCGGTGGCGGGGGGCTTGCTCCTCGGCCTTTCCGAGACGTTCGTCGTCGCCTACGGAAACTCCGGCTACCGCGACGCCATCGCGTTCGCCGCGATCATAGCGGTGCTGCTGCTCCGTCCCCAGGGGCTGTTCGGCCAGGCGCCGACGGAAATGCAGCGGTGA
- a CDS encoding ABC transporter substrate-binding protein has translation MSRTFRLAGLAFVLAFALVFMGAAKDSPKAAAPAKAKGPAIPAKIGVISIITGQGSGYGEAITNGFKLAREEINAKREVNIELVVMDSSGKQEQALAAAQKLINSDRVAAILGPTLSTEMKVVAPVANSGGVPIMGTSTTAAGITLIGKYVFRNSLPESLAIPASVNKAVKKYNIRKVALFYGNDDVFTKSGYDTMKKVASDLKLTVVTTETFQRGQSDYKAQLTKIKALSPDAVFCSALYEEGGVILSQARKMGIKVPFVGGNGFNSPKVIEIAKEASEGLIVATPWFAERNDPKVKAFVARYQKAYGKKPDQFAAQAYDALYIMAEALKKAGTADRKKLRDALAEVRNFNGVLGKFSFDAERDVVMDPVVLTIKGGKFQIFQ, from the coding sequence ATGTCCCGCACGTTCCGGTTGGCCGGCCTGGCATTCGTTCTGGCGTTCGCCCTGGTCTTCATGGGGGCAGCGAAAGATTCGCCCAAAGCGGCGGCTCCGGCAAAAGCGAAAGGCCCGGCGATTCCCGCGAAGATCGGAGTGATCTCGATCATAACGGGGCAGGGGTCCGGCTACGGAGAGGCGATAACGAACGGCTTCAAGCTCGCGCGCGAAGAGATCAACGCCAAAAGGGAAGTGAACATCGAGCTCGTCGTCATGGACTCGTCCGGAAAACAGGAGCAGGCGCTGGCGGCCGCGCAGAAGCTCATCAACTCCGACCGGGTGGCAGCGATCCTGGGCCCCACCCTTTCCACCGAGATGAAGGTCGTGGCGCCCGTGGCGAACTCCGGCGGCGTACCGATCATGGGGACGTCCACTACCGCGGCGGGTATCACCCTGATCGGCAAGTACGTTTTCCGAAATTCTCTCCCCGAGTCCCTCGCGATTCCGGCGTCCGTGAACAAAGCCGTGAAGAAATACAACATCCGCAAGGTGGCGCTCTTCTACGGCAACGACGACGTCTTCACCAAGTCGGGCTACGACACGATGAAAAAGGTGGCATCGGACCTGAAACTCACCGTCGTCACGACCGAAACGTTCCAGAGAGGGCAGTCGGACTACAAGGCGCAGCTTACGAAGATCAAGGCTCTTTCCCCCGACGCGGTTTTCTGCTCGGCGCTTTACGAGGAAGGCGGCGTGATCCTTTCGCAGGCCCGAAAGATGGGGATCAAGGTCCCTTTCGTGGGCGGGAACGGGTTCAATTCGCCCAAGGTCATCGAAATCGCCAAGGAGGCGTCCGAAGGACTCATCGTTGCGACGCCGTGGTTCGCCGAAAGGAACGACCCGAAGGTGAAGGCATTCGTCGCGCGTTATCAGAAAGCATACGGGAAAAAACCGGACCAGTTCGCGGCGCAGGCTTACGACGCGCTCTACATCATGGCGGAAGCGCTTAAAAAAGCCGGGACGGCGGACCGCAAAAAACTGCGGGACGCACTGGCGGAAGTCCGGAATTTCAACGGGGTCCTCGGAAAGTTTTCCTTCGACGCCGAACGGGACGTCGTCATGGACCCCGTCGTGCTGACGATCAAGGGCGGGAAGTTCCAGATATTCCAATAG